Below is a window of Syngnathus typhle isolate RoL2023-S1 ecotype Sweden linkage group LG12, RoL_Styp_1.0, whole genome shotgun sequence DNA.
gagtatacagtttttttttccatgtataatgcgcaaaatttaagtaatttattgtcctaaaatctggggtgcgcattaggggtgtaacgattcatcgatacacatcgattaatcgatataatgctcgacgatttattggcatcgatggtaaaggtaaacatcgatttatatcgccgtgtttgacctcggacattagacgcaactttattttgaaatctagttcattgttgcttgcttcctctttccgggagcagtgcgcgcgtgttgtgttgtgagcagagcacgcacgtcaaaggggagtcgacaactagtacgcggctcctgggctggtgctatggctagtgtccaaaaagacgaggaaattggctcccctttaggcttcaagtcattcgtttggaagcactttggattccaaagaaaagatggctcaacggacaagacacgtgcagtttgtaaatcctgccatgcggtgatcaaatattcagggaccacaaatctcgccgcacatttaaagaaaaaacacgacatcaaagttcagtgttaaaataagtacTTTGTATACGTagtacaatactcttgtaatttccgaaataaagagtttgcagtaccatgtacattttgcgtatgaattgttataaatcaggatattgttctatattttttatttaaaaaaaaaaaaaaagatcgaagaGCAccatatcgcgatgtatcgtgaatgaatcacagcaggctttaagatatcggcaaatatcgtatcgttggtctgtgtatcgatatgatattgtatcgtgacaaaacccgcgatttacacccctatgtaGAATGCTTGCTTCTCTGTGCGGTGTGTGATTAAGTATCtcagtgaatgaatgaacgaatgaatgaatgaatgaatcgatcgatggatggatcgatcaatcaatcacaaCCATTATTTAATTAGtaaataaaaggcactgagacCAAGGTCTTTTTCACGTGTGATATGGCCAAGAAGGGggcaaaaaacaataaattgcATAACAATACCAAGTACAGTAAAGTCAAACCTCTACATACGATTGCTTAAGGATACAAATTTTTTAACATACGATATggttgattttgcatatgaattgttatacatcaggatattgttctatattttttacttaaaaaaaaaatcgatcttagagcactatatcgtgatatatcgtgaatgaatcgcagcaggctttaagatatcggcaagtatcgtatcgtagttctttgtatcgatatgatatcgtatcgtgacaaaacccgcgatttacacccctagtgcgcattatacatgggtccaattttatttttcttttaaattactattattttttttaatccggatatcatacggaggccgccattacagatgcgctttcttctctgctgttcacttcaaacacgctctatacgaacacaatgctctcgtatcagacgcttgctcaatcacctgctcgtttgctgtcacaatgtaccctacacaaatccgaaatatttcttcgctattgagtttgctagcgcatgcaacaagctgggcctcagtacctacctctgcaactggctactggacttcctctgtcagaggccacaggtggtacgtgttggcgacaagatctccgccagcatcacgctgagcacaggggcccccccaaggctgcgtgctcaggctgctactcttcaccctcctgacgtatgactgcattgcaacccacagcgacaaccgcatagtgaagtttgctgacgacacgactctggtgggtctcatcaccaagggagacgagactcagtacaggctggaggttgaccttctgaccacgtggtgcagggacaacaacctcctgctgaacgtcgacaagaccaaggaggttgttgttgacttccggaagggtcacacccaacacctgccgctgagcATCGagggtgctgtggtggagagagtgagcagcgccaggttcctgggggtgcacatctctcctggtccaccaacaccgcatcactggcgaagaaggcccagcgccgcctgtacttcctgcggaaagtcaggcgagcgagcgctcctccggccgtcatgactacattttaccgtggccccattgagagcgtcctctccagctgtattgctgtttggggtggcggctgcactgactacaacttgaaggccctgcagcgcatagtgaacatggctggtaagattattggtgcttcactcccctccttgaaagacatttacatctcccatctcacccgcaaggcgaccacgattgtgagtgatgtgagtcaccccgctcactctttgtttgagcttctgccctctgggaagaggtataggagcctgcgctcccgcaccaccagactcaacaacagcttcatactccaggctgttaggatcctgaactcgcttcccctttctgcgtagcgtcctgtacttttgcgctacgcttactgtctgctgcatgcacactggctccgttttgctcctatttattgtgttatctgtttatttattatttattcagcattcttattatttattgtttgtgccttcttgtttttatattgtgtcgtttacttgtatgtctatcgtgtaatatgtctcgtcaccgtgggatagagaaaacgtaatttcggtttctttgtgtgtcttgacatgtgaagagattgacaataaagctgactttgactttgatactgaccggcagaataacatccggttgttcccaaagatgatcttttttctgaaaaaatgttacgtttacggacttaagtacgagtcaaaatttgggtgcgtattatacatgggtacaggcttttttccagcatcaacatgccatttttagggtgcgtattatacgtgggggcgcattatacatggagaaaaacggtatattacaaaggagactttctacttaattgtgatcatcattcatccatccattttattactcaggtattttcaaagcaaattaatattgttgcatttattaatttgctttaaaatgacagcgacatataattaaaagctgacactatagcaatgtcaaacgtgttcatttaagaaaaatccacacacattttatgatcaaatctttcataacaagaatgatttgagtgaattgatttgaatgaataattgagaagaaatttcagcgtggatgaatttaaagacatccaatgagaataatcctttctaaaaattaaagttgactgacgcaaacgtgagttcttcatgttctaattgaaaacaacatagtgctgacgccgtacgacatcggtttttcgctttccaaataaggcgtgcgcgctcccgcggcagggggaacaaaatctcacggcagAACCAAATCTAGCACAACTGTTAGGTGGCACCAGTTTCAACgcgcattactgacacctacttgttgaagtcatatgaactgaaaaaagaacgaatcactttaggaagtgattcgttcactcacgttcactgaaaagagccGTTGTTTTTAACGAATAGTTCACTCAGGGGCTAACGGTATTTGCCACTGCTTGTCAAGCATTTTGCAGCAAGTCGGATTTTAACGCGACGATGTTCACTCTTCTGTTCAGTAGTGTTTTAGCGGCTTCGCTAGCTCTTCTTTTCTATCAGAAACTGTATCACCCCTTTTACTGGGTCGATTTGAGGTATTATTTGAAACTCCGGATGTACAAAAAGTCGTTGAACGCTCGCATGAAGCAAGGAATCATCACATATTTGGACTGCTTTCTCCTTCAGACGAGTAGGAACCCGAACAAGCCCTTCATTCTCTTTAAAAATCAAAGGCTGACTTATCAAGATGTGGACAGAAGAAGTAATCAGTTTGCGAACGCGTTCAGGGAGAGTTCTTTGAAACAAGGAAGCATTGTTGCTCTGTTAATGTACAACCACCCGGATTTTGTTTGCGTATGGCTGGGACTGAGTAAACTGGGATGTGAAGTAGCGTTTCTTAACACCAACATTAAAGCTAAATCGTTGCTTCGCTGCATTGAGAGTTGTGGAGCCAAGACGCTTGTTGTGGGCAGAGGTATGTGGGCACACTCCCTTTCACCTTGTGCTCTACATTATGTTTCACAGAATCAAACAAATGATTAAGAGGACTTTTTACTTATTTTGTTGGATGATGGCTCATTTTGTCTGCAGGTTTGGATCATTTGGTGGAGCCCGTTTTGTCTGACCTAAAGAAAGACAACAtatctgtgtgtgtgatgcATCACTCACCAATTTCTGAGGGTTTAATCAGTTTACTCAATAAAGTGGAAAATATGTCAACAGGAAACAAAAGTGGCCCACCCAACGTTAACATCATGTCCAACTTCCTCTTCATATTTACTTCTGGAACCACAGGTATTGCATAAGTATTATATCACCAAAATATGTTTACTTTTaatcagggatgagaatcttccgcgGATCCGCAGATTTCCGTGTTTTCTTTCCGCcgggagtatcattttcgtgaatcgcGTAGATCCGttgaaaaaattgtttttatatgggGGACCGGCTGGCAGCAGTATTGCGACAACAGCCGCCTTATTTTCATTTGCCTACTCATTTGCAAAACTTTTAGccagtgttggattttgtccataATTTAGGGAGCGCTATCTgggcctcacggcaaaagccattgccaatcacctgtttatccaatttactcactgcgtgctcttttaatttcttcagatttaggaaaatgctcagacactgaagcagaaattagacttacacaggttggttgagttcaatcacaattcttgttaagaaagctctgttttcaggaaaatacaatacagcgctgggcctttcaagagcagaaagcttatattcagttgcacatgccggtgtgggccgagtttgatgggtgctgagtctttggggtggggcaagttcgcagtagagtttgattccatgggagtgggtgct
It encodes the following:
- the LOC133163397 gene encoding long-chain fatty acid transport protein 6 isoform X5 — its product is MFTLLFSSVLAASLALLFYQKLYHPFYWVDLRYYLKLRMYKKSLNARMKQGIITYLDCFLLQTSRNPNKPFILFKNQRLTYQDVDRRSNQFANAFRESSLKQGSIVALLMYNHPDFVCVWLGLSKLGCEVAFLNTNIKAKSLLRCIESCGAKTLVVGRGLDHLVEPVLSDLKKDNISVCVMHHSPISEGLISLLNKVENMSTGNKSGPPNVNIMSNFLFIFTSGTTGFPKAARVGHLKAIMSMAFFQMCGATSDDIVYITLPLYHMSASLLGIGGCIQLGATCVLRKKFSATQFWKDCVKYNVTVVQYIGELCRYLVNHAVVPEENSHSVWLAAGSGLRSDVWKEFAERFHTLKVREGYGLTEASIGFLNYTDEIGPIGRASYFNKVMGPGKSNTACSHRRTGDGSTL
- the LOC133163397 gene encoding long-chain fatty acid transport protein 6 isoform X4, whose translation is MFTLLFSSVLAASLALLFYQKLYHPFYWVDLRYYLKLRMYKKSLNARMKQGIITYLDCFLLQTSRNPNKPFILFKNQRLTYQDVDRRSNQFANAFRESSLKQGSIVALLMYNHPDFVCVWLGLSKLGCEVAFLNTNIKAKSLLRCIESCGAKTLVVGRGLDHLVEPVLSDLKKDNISVCVMHHSPISEGLISLLNKVENMSTGNKSGPPNVNIMSNFLFIFTSGTTGFPKAARVGHLKAIMSMAFFQMCGATSDDIVYITLPLYHMSASLLGIGGCIQLGATCVLRKKFSATQFWKDCVKYNVTVVQYIGELCRYLVNHAVVPEENSHSVWLAAGSGLRSDVWKEFAERFHTLKVREGYGLTEASIGFLNYTDEIGPIGRASYFNKTSCCRTTEVFFTSVTALETLSGYGPR